The following DNA comes from Eretmochelys imbricata isolate rEreImb1 chromosome 2, rEreImb1.hap1, whole genome shotgun sequence.
ATTCTGTCCTACATGGGCCAGCTTAGGAATCAAGAGAAGAGAGATGAAATGTGCTTCTTTTAGGAAAGACTGAAGGAGGCATGAAAATTGTCTGCATATGTGTAAAAGATGGCTATAAAGGAGACAGGAATCCATTACTTCTAGTCACTGAGGCAGAAAAACTAATGGGTTTAACAACTATTAGGCAAACTAACTTAGATCAGCTGAATAGATGTGATGTCAAGGGAACTGTGGAGCTATTCACCATCAGTCTTGTACACTAGTACTCTAAATCCCAAGGGAGTGCCATCAGCCTGCATCAAGGATGTTTATTTTGCAATCTGCAGCTTTCCCTCATCCTAGCATCCTGAATAGcagacatgctgctctgtgtTTCACAGCAACAGCCTACTACTAACCCACCAAAAGGAAATTCTGGCGCAGTGAtttgggtgggagagagagggaaaacaaaaggctGCATGTGAAGATACCAACTATGCAAATAGTTCATATATGTAAAAATAATGGTATTTCATCAAAGTCTCATGTGGAACTAAATATTTAGCACTAACAAGAGTTAATGGCAGCACTCAGAGGCTTAGTAATCACAACTACTGCCAACAGTTCATATGCTCTCTCTTTAAACTGCAAGCTACACAGAGAATTCCTGCCTGCACTAAGATTCCTAAGTGGTTTACTGCACCCTCTGCTGGCTAACCAAGCCATTTTTGTTTTGTAGACACCATACATGCAATAACATGCATGACAAAAAGGAGCTCTCGCAAAGATGCACACACCAATGGTGTGTTAATGTCACCATTACATCTCCTGTGATATTATAGATATATCAACTGGCTTTGCTGTAGTAAGATACAACTTTTTGCTGCTGTTTCAAGTTTGCAGGTCACTGTCTAGAATTTTAAATATTCTCTACCAAAAGAGCTTAAATGGTGGTGAAAGATCAAACTAGTATAAAACTATATATGATACATaggaaagaaatatttaataaggggGTCTTCAATTTCCAGAGAAAAGTAtaatacaatccaatggctggaagttgaagctagacaaattcagatgggaaataagaaTTTGAATATAAGAATAATAAATTTTTAATACTGAGAATAATTAATGGGCAAATTTAAtgggcaggaggtttaaaacaaataaaaggaagttcttcttcactcagcaacctgtggaactccttgcctgaggaggttgtgaaggttaggactataacaggtttaaaagagaactggaaaaattcatggaggttaagcccattaatggctattagccaggatgggtaaggaacggtgtccctagcctctgtttgtcagagggtggagatggatggcaggagagagatcacttgaatattacctgttaggttcactccctctggggcacctggcattggccactgtcggtagacgggatactgggctggatggacctttggtctgacccagtatggcaattcttatgttctaaccACTGGAGCAACTTACAAAGAGTCATGGGGGATTCTCCTTCATTGACAATTTttgaatcaagattggatgttttctaaacgatatgtctaggaattattttggggaagttctatagcctgtgttatataggaggtcagactagatgatcacagtggtcccttctagtcttgaaatctatgaaaaggttaAAGAAGAAACAGAATCTGTTCCAGGCTAAGTTTGTTCCTGTTCTCATTAATATAGTGCCCACAACCTGCCAGAACCAAATCTGGATGCCTATAGTTAGGCAGCTAAATCAAAATATAGGTAATAAAAGCAACCCAAGTGTCTGAGTATCCGctgccactgactgcaatgggaacTGGAGGGAGGACAGTAGAGAGGACTCATTTATTTAGTAGTAAGATTTGGAGCTAAGTGCCTAAGAACAGGCACCCAAATTGGCctaggcactttacaaatagAGATGAAGAAAAGGCCTgcgccacaaagagcttacaacctagaTGGACAACACACAGATGAAGCCAGGCAAAAGCGACTCCACAAAAGCACAAAGAATGACAAGACAGTGCAAGCAGAGCAAACCTCTGGTGAGTTCCAGCATTCCCTTTTTTTAATCCCTTGCAAATTAACCCAGTCCAGAGGGGAGGATTATAGTGTGCAGGATTTTGGAGAAAAGTGTGTATTCAGAAGTGACTTGACGGGGCAGAAGCACAAAGGACCATATCAGGTAGAGGACAGGTATGGGAGACAGGAAAGATTTCAACGTGCACGTTGAGACAAAgggtgaaaataaaatgttaaaaatctCTAATACAAGTCAACATTCAGCAGTATAATTGTTCTGTGTGTACTGTATATACATACAACACAAAGAAATCCACTTATTAGTGCATGAAAGTACTTTCAATCAAAAAGATTTTGGAAGGACATTTTGACCTTTTTGCCTGACTCAGGGAAGATGATTTTCTTCTTCCAGAAACAGCACCACAATGTAAATGAGACATTAGGACAAACATATGAAATGTATGCAAGAATTAAGGAGCTGCAGCTGGTTTCTTTGCAGCTTCCCCTCTCTACTGCACTCAGTGGAAACAGCACAGTGAATGACAATACGTTTGTTACAATGTAAACAGATGTGCTGCTGCCCTGTTATGACAGCCTAGCAAAAACTGTCTCAatagctgcagcagccagagaggtGAATTCTCTGCCCTCCACCAGCAGAAAGCctgggacagttagcttttgccttcctccatttttcttttttaaaacaaaggcaAACACAACGTCAGTGCACTGAGAAGTTTTCCCAATTAAAAATTAAGTCAGGAAACATAAAAAAGTACCAACAGCAATGTTAACTCAGCCATTCCACATGTACAGACAATGTTCTCGTCAATCTTTTCCAGTTAAAATGTGTAGCTTAGTATTCTTGCTTATGGTATAAAATGCAGGAGGATAaaacagaaagagacagaaaacGGATCCAAGTTAACACTGCCAATGGAAACCTTTACATTCCTGACAATGATCTGAATTGTGCAGCCATAATAATGTATTCAAGctgtatttttacatttatttatattatactgCACAACACTTAAATTGCCAGACTAGGGGAGTGCTGAAATTATTTTATCATAATCAATACGGACAAAATGTAATTTCCAAAATCTGAAATTGGTATTGAAATTGGTATTGTTCAAAAATAATGTGCTTAACCCATTCTCGCAGTTGTTAAATGAAAAAAGGTTCCAAAaacagatactgtggtgatgaacACAGTATAAGAATCTAAACAGAAAAAAGTCTTCGAGCATGATTGTGCATGGACATCCTTCATCATGAGGCTGCAAAAGGACATAAATACCCTAAAATTGTGTAAAATTGTACTATATGCTTTGACATTCTAGACCTATCAGTGTCCCTTCTCCcgtctgattttaaaaagtgtgcagaaattttaataaaatatgcacACTGACACTATCTAATAAACTAGTGATGTTTACAGAAAGTCCTATTTGTTATTTTAACTAAGTTAGTAAGAATACGGTTGAGTTTGTGTGGATTCAAGAATTTACTTACTTAGTATTTCTGCTCAattttcaactggaaaaaaaaacaaaacaccccacctTTGATTCCTCACattctgtcctaaactgttgtacAACACTTCCCATCTTTGAATTTAACAGCACACTGCTATGTATGTATTCTATAAGTACTTCAGAAATCACCAAATTGAAAGATGCTATTGGTACATCAAGGTTTTTTATTGTGATTGTACTATTTGTACACGCTAGTGACTCAATTTTTTTCTCTTATGTACATTGCTATTAAATTTAGTTTTAATGTAGCACTGTACAGAGTACACTTTATCTTTATTATTTCTAGACTGTAAAGTAATTAACACTGCCCCTTGCTACATAAAATCCCAGTATTCTTCTTATATAAAGAAGTGTTTAACATGCTAAATTCTTGGCACATGTGAATAAGGTCTTAATGGAAGGAGAGCGTATGGTATAAAATTTGTATATACTGAAGatctgggagggaaggagagtgaAATCCTAGGTAATGCATGTTGCACAAATTAAGTAGGGTTGTTAAATTGTAAAATTGGCTAAAATATGATTGTGCTAAAAATTGCTCAAGTCTGGTCAGATACAGAATTGTTTAAATTACCTAAGTACTTCTTCTGCCTGCCAGGCAgcatcttcctcttcttcccagGCATTAGTATTTTCCTGCCAAGTATCCAAGTCTCCTAGTTCAGGCTGAAAACAAAAGACCAAGAATATAATAAACATATGCAAACCATCTCCTCACCTCATTTCCAGATAAAACTATGTTGAAACTCCGAAAGCAAGGCTATTTGGTGTTAAGGGTTTTATATATCTGCTTCATGACAATATGGAAAGAGACTCTCCAAGTACCAGACAGGATTGTTTTGAGTTTCCCAACCATCCCCCCactcaaaaaaccccaaataaacagacaaaaaaccccaccccaaaatcAAAACCCACAACAAACCACAGTGAAGATGTTAAAAACAACTACTGATCTGAACACAGTGAAGCCAAATACTGATGGAGCTAGCCTGCTTTCTTTAGAACCAGGTACTAAAACATCTGCCTAGCTTCCAGAATTTTCTAGATTCTAGCAAAGTCCCCACCCACTGCTACTCATCCACATGCTTTCCCCACTTTCCAATGTATAATATCAATCATTATCTATCTtagatacttatatggcctcAATTACGGTAATGTAAAGTGATGTGACCCCTGAAgaaacccctagtgtagatgcagttatatcagcaaaactgcacttttacTATTATAGCTTGTTTTacccttttgggggagggggtggttttCCTCTACTGGTGCAAAGTGCAGCTTTGCTGGTacagctgtgtccacactaggagtaCTTTAACATTATAGTAGTATTCCTCTACTGATAAAATGCTCCTAATGTTGACGTAGCCTAAGTGACCTGTTgaaggtcaaacaggaagtctatggcaatgcagggaattgaactcaagtctcctgagttccaggctAGTGCCCTTCCACCAGACTCTCATTCCTTATTACTGATGACATCTTTTCCCCTTCCTAAGCTGAGAAAATTTCTATAACTTTCTTATTGTTCCTCAATAGACACAACAAGAACGTTGATGCTTTCGCCACTTCTCTTTTATCTTTCCAAGTTAATAACAGTTTTCACACAGACTGAAATTAGAACTCAATGTTTCTAGGGTCAGAAACCCTACCAAGTGTATGTTATCCATATGTACTTTTACAATTCAGTGATAGGTTATTAGAAGCAGAAGTTATGCaagaaataaatttaaatatttataaaaaaaactaTTCTACCATTCTAAAAAGGTATCACTCATTTACAGAGCACCTTATATCTTCAGAGTACTTTGCAAACAAATTAATCCTACCTATACTCTGAGTAAGGCAAGTATCGCCTCATTTTACATTTGGTGTTATACCCCACATTTCTTGTCCGAGTACATCACCTTTGTTGTCAAGGCAAACATGGTCAGCATAAGTGCACGAAGATCAATGCAAATTGTTCCTCTGCCCTTTCACTGTGGAATTAACATGTAAACTCCAAAAAGCCTAGAACTCTCTGGTTTAGGAGATATGGTAACACTCAGGATGTATCTCAGACTAATTTCCAGCAGGCTGACTTGTATTCCCTTCTGCGCATCTCCTCTTTTCAAGAGCAAGGCAGACACCATGTAGTGACAGTACTAATTCAACTAATTCACCAATTCAAATTCAGCATTGCCTGCTCAAATAGCTCTTATTCTTTATCAACAATTCAGGTACTTTATAGCTACTTAATATCCCTCCTCCCCGCCAGAcctttcttatttatatgacaaTGTGTCTGCTCCTCAGTAGAATCAAAACATACAGCATACTTACAGACTGGTGAATAAAAGGAATATCTTGTGTAGCTGCTAATCTACTAGAAAATCCTGCATTTCCATCTGGGATCCCAAAATGTAAaggttctctttttttaataacaATCTGAAAGACAACATTGaaaaaggggaaaggagaagaagAGGGGAGGAAGTCCGAGTTTTATACCTCCATTGAGAGCTAATAAGAGCATGATACTATTTCCTCAGTGCTATAATACACTACACCTACAAATGCCAAACCACATCCCTTTAAAAGAAGGACActaagttagattttttttaaacacctggcAATTTCTTTATGTGCTCCCCTTCTACCagtacagacagacacacagtttCTTGTATCAAAGGGGTAGCCGTATTaggctgtatccacaaaaacaatgaggagtccggtgacaccttaaagactaacagctttgtctgtgcataagcttttgtgcatctgaaaaagtggaaAGAAGTTTCTTCTCTTCTTGAAAGGCAGGTCAGTAAATGTAACATGGTGACTAAGAGCATCATGTTCCTTTTTAGTGGCTTACCCTCAAACAAGATAAGAGCCTACACACACATTCTGTCTCTAGCATCTGAAATCCACAGAAATGCAAATCCAAATACAGGCCACCACTTTGTAATAATCCACCATCATTCATCAGCAGGGCCTGAACCTGGGAAATTCAGTACCAAATCACAAGCCTCCACCAGCCAAGTGACTCCTTTAGCACAAGTGATGGAGGCCTGTGCTTTTGGGCTGAAGGTTCAAGGTTCATACCTGCTGATGATCCATGGTGGTTGTCATTCCACGAAcaatgagaatctcaacttttgAGTATGCACTTCTGCCTCTCCAGCTGGAGGATTTCCACACTGAAACCAAAGTATGCATTTAACAACACTATGCAGCATGTGTAACTACAAATGTGGACCAACCAACCAATCACAATCTAATTTTCTGGTACTGGTAGACCCAGGGACAGAGAAGAGGCAGAATTACCAAATTATAAACTTGCTGTGCCCCAGCTGTCACCAGCACAAAGCAATGGGACCCAAATACCCCAGAGATGttaaggaaaaggggaaaaaaaggcaagtTAAACAGATTTCAGCCAAGCTATTGATTACAGAAATAAACAGAGTGAGGCACAAAAAGCAAGTATTCCTCTTTTCACATTTCTCAAGGATGTGTCAGGAAAGGCCTACCAAGATATGGGGAGATCTCCAAGTACTGCCCAGAAGACACATCACCATTTGCAGAAGAAagcaaactgaaataagagtactttgggtatgtctacattcaaactggtgtaatttccagctggaggagacataCCTATGCTAACTCTGatcaagctagcgtgctaaaaattgAAGTGTAGAAGCAGCACCATGAGTAGCGTGAGGGAACAGCAGCCATGAGTAGGTACTTAGTGTCTTGGAGGGATCATCCTTGGGGGAAACTAGCTCCTTACTTTGCTTGTGCTGccacagctacacttctatttttatgcATGCTAGCTTGATCGGAGCTAGCACAGGTGTGTCTCTTCAAGATGGAAATTAGACCTTCCAGCTCgaatgtagatatacccttagagaACGTATTGACAGTATTGTCAAGTGCAGTTCTTCAGCTGAAACACCTCAGTTTTTATCCCAGGAGACTGATGTGGATCTAGTCAAATGTTTTATGTTAAGGTAAGAAAGGCCCAGCCAGCCTGTATGCTTTTGATATGCAGTTTTATCATATTAGCTAACAAACCTAAACACTGGGGCAGAACAGAGTATTTACGAAGACGACTCATTACTCAAAATAGCAGCACAGCCTCTTTATAGTTTAtagttagggctgtcaagtgattaaaaaaattaattgtgatgttaaacagcagaataccatttatataaatatttctggatgtttcccacaatttcaaatatattgatttcaattaccacacagaatagaaagtgtacagtgctcactttacatttattttttattataaatatttgcactgtaaaaataagtcatatttttcaattcacttttcACTACAGTACTGGTACTAGCTCTTTGTCATGAAATTGGAActtaaaatgtagaattatgtacaaaaaataactgcattcaaaaataaaacaacgtaaaactttagagcctaaggcgatgtctacactacagcccggATCcacgctctgagatcgatccaccggcagttgatttagtgggtctagtgaagacctgccaaatcgacagcagatcgctctccagtcgacccctgtactctacccccgagGAGAGGAGTAAGGCAAGTTGaagggagagtttctcccattgacacCCCGCGGTGAGGACCCCacagtaactcgacctaaggcacgtcgactccagctatgtaattcacgtagctggagttgcgtagtgCAGGTCAACttaccacagtagtgtagacCCAGCCTACAAGTCCTCTCtgtcctacctcttgttcagccaatcgctcagacaaacaagtttgtttacatttccaggagataatgctgccccattcttgtttaaaatgtcacctgaaagttagaacagacattcgcatggcactgttgtagccagtgttgcaagatatttatgtgccatatACAtaaaagattcatatgccccttcatgctttggccaccattccagaggtcatgcgtccatgttgatgatgggttctgcttgataacaaacCAAAGctgtgcagaccaacgcatgttcattttcatcatcatgagtcaaaggtcaccagcagaaggttgattttcttttttggtggttcaggttctgtagtttgcACAttggagcgttgctcttttaagacttctgaaagcatgctccacaccccatcgctctcagattttggaaggcacttcatattcttaaaccttgggtcgagtgttgtagcgatctttagaaatctcacatttgacaaaacgcaaagaaggtaccaatcggctgtgaaagtgttcttaaaacgagcaacatgctgggtcatcatgagagactactataacatgaaatatatggcagaatttgtgtaaaacacagagcaggagacatacaattctcccccaaggatttCAGTCACATttaataaacacatttttttaacgagcgtcatcagcatgaaagcatgtcctctggaatggtggctgtagcatgaaggggcatacaaatgtttagcatttcTGGCACTtacataccttgcaatgccagctacaaaagtgccatgcgaacatctgttctcactttcaggtgacactgcaaataagaagagggcagcagtatttcctgtaaatgtaaacaaacttttttctcttagtgattggctgcacAGGAAGTAGGattgagtagacttgtaggctgtaaaattttacattgctttgtttttgagaaacaacaaaaaaatctacatttgtaagttgtgctttcacaataaaaaagttgcactacggtacttgtatgaggtgagttgaaaaatactatttcttttattgtttttatagcGTGAATaattgtaatacaaaataatataaagtgagcactgtgcactttttattctgtgttgtgactgaaatcaatatatttgaaaatgtagaataaatttcaatttgctagtctattgtttaacagtgcaattaaagctgcgattaatttttttgagttaatcacaatCAACAACCCTATTTATAATACAACTTTTGTATTAGTCAGGCACGTCTAAAACTGTGTATTTTCATCACAGACACAAATCTCTCATTAACTAAAATATTTGTGCACAAGTCTCTCGATTCCCAGGactgaaaaatgtatttcaaaatttgATTGCAGTATCACCCCACGCCACCCACGCTTCCCAGAATATACTCTGATTAAGGGACTTTCAAGTCATTGcttgaatttaaaaaacagtagAACATATTCCATCAAGGAAATCCAGGTGGTaaattctccctcccaccccaccttctTTGACAAAAGAAAGATTAGCCTACATCTTTCTATCTCTTCTCTTTTCAGTTCCACATCAGAAAGCAGAATAAAACGGATGTAGAGAAGCACAATGCAAATAGATATCTAATACTCCTGGGgtaattctgcgccactgcacaatTCAGAATTTTACAGAAATTAACGTTGCAGAAATGAGCTGCAGAGAGGGCCCACTGTACCTGGTAGAGCCCAGCCTGCAAATAGAAGACAAGGGTGcggggagggaactggagggttcctggcagctgaaGTTCTCAGCACACCCTGAAGAAAGGAGGGCGGCGGTATGCAGGAAATGCCATATAggcccaggacccagcatcagactgtttctccctctggatcacTGAGCTCTAGGAGTCTGAGTGGAGGCTGGAGGTGGAGGGAGGCCCTGCAGCTGATCTCTGGGGTTGGTATAGGGTGAGAGTGTCtgggctttggggggggggggggggggtttgcatcTGGGCTCTAGGAGAAGAGGGGGTGAGAGTGTCTGGGATGGTGGGTGTAGCTGGTTCTTGGGGGAGAGGATGTGAGcgtctgggttggggggggccatggctgggctctgggagggagggggtatgAGTGTCTGACCCCCAGTCTGGGCTCTGGGTGTCAGACAgtgaaacaggaactgggtttcTTAAACTCTCTACTCCCAGGGGAActtttgtgtatgtttgtattgttacagacatacttgctgacaggtattttaaaataaattactaaaataactgaaactggcatgattattttgacaaataaaatttgcagaattttaaaatattgtgtacagaattCCCCCTGGAGTAATACAAGTCCCCAAAACTCATCAGTTAGGGCATCCAAATTAGATACCAGAAATTGGGCTACTGAATTTTTGCCTGAAAGCCCTGCTATTTATAGTTTACCtacaaattatttcaaatttCATAAACAGATTTAATAAACATATTTGCGTGAATGAAACCTACTTTCTGTGTTTTCCTTATAGTTGGCGTCATGTCCTTAAAATAATCAGGCTCCAGTTGTTCTGAAGCATTCTGTTGTGTGGCCACATTCCCGTTACCTCCTTCAATCTTCACACTGGTTGGTGCTTCTTCATCCCATGAAGTCCAATCTTCTACTTCAGACTGAATACAATTGAACAACATCACCTTAGCATTTGACTTGTAAATGCAAGATTATAACACATTTCACTGGTTCAACAAGGTTAGCAGAATTGCTGTTTTACTCCACATCACCCAGCCCTTTAGAGACATTACCTGTTTAGGAACAGATGAATAATCCACTGTAGTTGGCAAAGTTATTTGGTCTCCACTTAACTTTCGTCCTCTTCCAGACCTGAAAGAGAAATGTAGGATTCCTCCAAGGTCTGAGAACATGAGcactacattaaaaagaaaagagctgCTGAAGGCTAAATGAGCTAGTGGAAGAAAGGAACTTGATGAAAATCATGGCTAAATCAATAACTAACAGAAATAACCCAAGAAGCGGTTCTAATACCATGTTGATAATAGGATTAAAAAGGGACTCACTAAACAAAGTTAAtatggaaaacaattttttttcagtttaataattttaaaaggtgatGTTAGTAAGAAAGTAAAAGAAGTTCAGTTTACTTTCCACTCTTTATATACTTGCTTTACAcactttgcatttctctcagcttggacaatgGAATTTATAATCAatttcactttcaaattctcagtgCTTCAACGTTTGGGTTGTGAACACTGCAGGCTATGTTAGTTCAAAGACAACTTTTCccttagaatatttttttaaattccttggaAACACTTTTGTAGCTTTTAGGTTTTATAAAAAGGTTTGAATTTTACAAATTTATATTTTGAGCTAACAGTTTTCCTGTAATGTGATAACTTAATAAAACAGAGAATACTACTAGATTTCTAATGTGAGGGACAGGTAGGACAGGATTATATAAGATTCACAGCTGCTATTCAACATGTAGGACCATTTTGAGTGTTGCAGTTTTATCCATCATACCAGGAAATTTCCTTAGAAGACAGAATGAAAAACTGTGACCATTTATGGTTCACACCAAACCATTGAGAGGTTGTGTCAGCACCTGCCCTGTAACTCTGGATGCCTTATGTGCTCTGTTGCTGTGGCTCACTGCTCGGATACCAACAGCTAGCAGACAAGCATGCAGTTCCTTGAGGTCTGTGTGCTGTGCAGTCCTAGATCAGCAAACTGCCCCCAGCAGCCCACCTATAACACAACACAAGAACCCTACCATGGTCTGCATCAGCctgggttactacttgcaggATGACCCCAACACGCCCCCAGTCCTGATTTTCCCCAAAACTATCAGCCCTGAAgtgtccagtcctctcctggaacaCACAGAAGTAAAAAAGGTTTGTTGTCCCTTTATAGAGACAAAGCGCAGCTTATTTTAACTGGCATTAACAATCacagcactggaatggtttagattaaaagtaaaacaagtttatttacgcAAAAGATATATGTGAGTTCAAGTacaagtaaatagaagtaaaacaCACTTTCTAGTGGCTAAgatctaacttaacaagctacagcCTTTGTTCAAGGTAGATTTCTTACGAATGTTTCCTCCTTCCAGCCAGGGCTCTCTCTTAGTCAGGAACTTCCACAAAAGTACAAGGTGCTGGTTTCCCTGGTCTTCCTAGGTGAAACATGCCAAAACAGCTTTCTGTCTCTGCTTATCTCTCTCAAAATTCATTGACCCTGTTCCACGAAGCATGAAGATCTCATCCTgttcttcccatccccctgctgattTCTATTTAAATGGTGTGCCCATTGTTTTCATTCCACCCTTCTTAATTTACATAGAAGACAgatagctgccttctctcccatctggggaaaaacagtttctctccctttgtttggtcagactttaaagcataatattagtgagtatccataattcctcatataGTGTTCACAATGATCTTTGTCACCAGTTCACATATGATACTTTACATGACCcattttagatacagattataacagtgagttggggtacactggGCTGGTCAAGtcagctgaaactcactgctgcATACCAGGAAATCCCTTGCCATCTGGATCTGAGGTTCTCATAGG
Coding sequences within:
- the EBAG9 gene encoding receptor-binding cancer antigen expressed on SiSo cells isoform X6, which codes for MFSDLGGILHFSFRSGRGRKLSGDQITLPTTVDYSSVPKQSEVEDWTSWDEEAPTSVKIEGGNGNVATQQNASEQLEPDYFKDMTPTIRKTQKIVIKKREPLHFGIPDGNAGFSSRLAATQDIPFIHQSPELGDLDTWQENTNAWEEEEDAAWQAEEVLRQQKIAERERRAAEQQRKKMEKEAQRLMKKEQNKIGVKLS
- the EBAG9 gene encoding receptor-binding cancer antigen expressed on SiSo cells isoform X4, translated to MERTGHFRADSFGENQDWGRVGVILQVVTQADADHVLMFSDLGGILHFSFRSGRGRKLSGDQITLPTTVDYSSVPKQSEVEDWTSWDEEAPTSVKIEGGNGNVATQQNASEQLEPDYFKDMTPTIRKTQKIVIKKREPLHFGIPDGNAGFSSRLAATQDIPFIHQSPELGDLDTWQENTNAWEEEEDAAWQAEEVLRQQKIAERERRAAEQQRKKMEKEAQRLMKKEQNKIGVKLS
- the EBAG9 gene encoding receptor-binding cancer antigen expressed on SiSo cells isoform X5; the protein is MAITQFRLFKICTCLAAVLSFIKRLICRSGRGRKLSGDQITLPTTVDYSSVPKQSEVEDWTSWDEEAPTSVKIEGGNGNVATQQNASEQLEPDYFKDMTPTIRKTQKIVIKKREPLHFGIPDGNAGFSSRLAATQDIPFIHQSPELGDLDTWQENTNAWEEEEDAAWQAEEVLRQQKIAERERRAAEQQRKKMEKEAQRLMKKEQNKIGVKLS
- the EBAG9 gene encoding receptor-binding cancer antigen expressed on SiSo cells isoform X2, whose product is MAITQFRLFKICTCLAAVLSFIKRLICRSESCNPRVTFQSEKPSGFVLSLWALWKFNAHKQENGDALPSLTMLMFSDLGGILHFSFRSGRGRKLSGDQITLPTTVDYSSVPKQSEVEDWTSWDEEAPTSVKIEGGNGNVATQQNASEQLEPDYFKDMTPTIRKTQKIVIKKREPLHFGIPDGNAGFSSRLAATQDIPFIHQSPELGDLDTWQENTNAWEEEEDAAWQAEEVLRQQKIAERERRAAEQQRKKMEKEAQRLMKKEQNKIGVKLS
- the EBAG9 gene encoding receptor-binding cancer antigen expressed on SiSo cells isoform X3 is translated as MAITQFRLFKICTCLAAVLSFIKRLICSRSESCNPRVTFQSEKPSGFVLSLWALWKFNAHKQENGDALPSLTMLMFSDLGGILHFSFRSGRGRKLSGDQITLPTTVDYSSVPKQSEVEDWTSWDEEAPTSVKIEGGNGNVATQQNASEQLEPDYFKDMTPTIRKTQKPELGDLDTWQENTNAWEEEEDAAWQAEEVLRQQKIAERERRAAEQQRKKMEKEAQRLMKKEQNKIGVKLS
- the EBAG9 gene encoding receptor-binding cancer antigen expressed on SiSo cells isoform X1; its protein translation is MAITQFRLFKICTCLAAVLSFIKRLICSRSESCNPRVTFQSEKPSGFVLSLWALWKFNAHKQENGDALPSLTMLMFSDLGGILHFSFRSGRGRKLSGDQITLPTTVDYSSVPKQSEVEDWTSWDEEAPTSVKIEGGNGNVATQQNASEQLEPDYFKDMTPTIRKTQKIVIKKREPLHFGIPDGNAGFSSRLAATQDIPFIHQSPELGDLDTWQENTNAWEEEEDAAWQAEEVLRQQKIAERERRAAEQQRKKMEKEAQRLMKKEQNKIGVKLS